A part of Candidatus Zixiibacteriota bacterium genomic DNA contains:
- a CDS encoding fumarate reductase/succinate dehydrogenase flavoprotein subunit, translating into MTLDSKIPSGPIEKKWDRHRFEMKLVNPANKRKYTAIVVGTGLAGASAAATMGELGYNVKAFCFQDSARRAHSIAAQGGINAAKNYQNDGDSIYRLFYDTVKGGDFRSREGNVYRLAQVSVNIIDQCVAQGVPFAREYGGLLDNRSFGGAQVSRTFYARGQTGQQLLLGAYSSLSRQIGTGQVTMYPRTEMLDIVLINGHAKGIVVRDLVTGQISSHAADAVVLATGGYANAFYLSTMGLAANVTACYRAYKKGAFYANPCFTQIHPTCIPHTGEYQSKLTLMSESLRNDGRVWVPKKKGDKRPPNEIPETERDYFLERKYPSFGNLSPRDISSRSAKEVCDEGRGVGPSGYGVYLDFADAIKRLGKEVIKERYGNLFDMYQRITDEDPYKVPMRIYPASHYTMGGLWVDYNLESTIPGLFVIGEANFSDHGANRLGASALMQGLADGYFVIPYTIGNYFAQAGAQKISTDRQEFKDAEKQTEERMNKLLSIGGRQTPDSFHRRLGKIMWEYCGMARTEQGLKKALKEIPALREEFWKDVRVVGSAMEMNATLETAARVADFLEFAEVMCHDALYRDESCGAHFRVEHQHPDGEAKRNDEKFAYVAAWEYKGDGVKPELHKEPLVFENVKLATRSYK; encoded by the coding sequence ATGACATTAGACAGCAAGATTCCGTCCGGCCCGATTGAAAAGAAATGGGACAGACACCGCTTCGAGATGAAGCTGGTCAACCCGGCCAACAAGCGGAAGTATACGGCGATCGTGGTCGGCACCGGCCTGGCGGGAGCGTCGGCCGCCGCCACCATGGGCGAACTGGGCTACAATGTAAAGGCGTTCTGCTTCCAGGACAGCGCCCGCCGCGCCCATTCTATCGCCGCACAGGGCGGCATCAACGCGGCCAAGAACTATCAGAACGACGGCGACTCGATCTATCGCCTGTTCTACGACACAGTCAAGGGGGGCGACTTCCGCTCGCGTGAGGGCAATGTCTATCGCCTGGCGCAGGTATCGGTGAATATCATCGATCAGTGTGTCGCCCAGGGTGTCCCGTTTGCGCGCGAATACGGCGGCCTTCTCGACAATCGCTCGTTCGGCGGCGCACAGGTTTCGCGCACGTTCTATGCCCGCGGACAAACCGGCCAGCAGCTTTTGCTCGGCGCGTATTCCTCGCTCTCGCGCCAGATAGGCACGGGCCAGGTCACTATGTACCCGCGCACCGAGATGCTCGATATCGTCCTGATCAACGGACACGCCAAGGGGATTGTCGTGCGCGACCTGGTAACCGGACAGATCTCGTCGCACGCTGCCGACGCGGTCGTTCTCGCCACCGGCGGCTACGCCAACGCTTTCTATCTTTCGACTATGGGGCTCGCGGCCAATGTCACCGCCTGCTACCGGGCATACAAGAAGGGCGCCTTCTACGCCAACCCGTGCTTCACGCAAATCCACCCGACTTGTATCCCCCACACCGGCGAGTATCAATCGAAGTTGACGCTCATGTCAGAGTCGCTTCGCAACGACGGCCGTGTCTGGGTGCCGAAGAAGAAAGGCGATAAGCGCCCACCCAACGAGATTCCGGAAACCGAGCGCGATTACTTCCTGGAGCGCAAGTATCCCAGTTTCGGCAACCTCTCGCCGCGCGATATCTCGTCGCGGTCGGCCAAAGAAGTATGCGACGAAGGGCGCGGGGTCGGGCCAAGTGGATACGGCGTCTATCTCGATTTTGCCGACGCCATTAAGCGGCTCGGCAAGGAAGTTATCAAAGAACGCTACGGCAACTTATTCGACATGTACCAGCGGATCACCGATGAGGATCCTTACAAGGTCCCGATGCGGATATATCCGGCATCGCATTACACGATGGGCGGCCTCTGGGTTGACTACAACCTCGAGAGTACCATTCCGGGGCTGTTTGTAATCGGCGAAGCGAATTTCTCCGATCACGGCGCGAATCGCCTGGGTGCATCGGCGCTCATGCAGGGACTGGCGGACGGTTACTTTGTCATCCCGTACACGATCGGCAATTATTTCGCCCAGGCCGGCGCGCAGAAGATATCAACTGACCGGCAGGAATTCAAAGACGCCGAGAAGCAAACCGAGGAGCGGATGAACAAACTGCTTTCTATCGGTGGCCGGCAAACTCCGGACTCGTTCCATCGGCGCCTGGGCAAGATCATGTGGGAATACTGCGGCATGGCCCGCACCGAACAGGGTTTGAAGAAAGCGTTGAAGGAGATTCCCGCTTTGCGCGAAGAATTCTGGAAAGATGTCAGAGTGGTCGGCAGCGCCATGGAAATGAACGCGACTTTGGAGACCGCGGCTCGCGTGGCGGATTTTCTCGAGTTCGCTGAAGTTATGTGCCACGACGCGCTTTACCGTGACGAATCCTGCGGGGCGCATTTCCGGGTCGAGCATCAACATCCCGACGGCGAAGCCAAACGCAACGATGAGAAGTTCGCGTATGTCGCCGCATGGGAGTACAAGGGCGACGGTGTCAAACCGGAGCTGCACAAGGAGCCGCTGGTGTTCGAGAATGTCAAGCTGGCCACAAGGAGCTACAAGTAA
- a CDS encoding AvaI/BsoBI family type II restriction endonuclease, protein MGASHFNRVVKDPNDLVTAPRETTRGFIIQATEKMTRAGLVVKEALEIERKLNRAATAEEILRDPSLTSVVLSCAGLSTKAQGHLNKRQLKDIARAAIDEIASTKGELGRQILFRFLLTAGDSLGGAMRNWTGSSAQAQVTQLLKDRLTKAGVRPVVESSDTGKTQSIQWEKRLIAFDRTPKFIGKNIDVILLMSQSDETPTKILVNTAANFLAIGEIKGGIDPAGADEHWKTASKALQRVREAFAGKTCPKLFFAGVAIEIAMAKEIFEEVKNGTLDFAANLTSEKQASALADWLISL, encoded by the coding sequence ATGGGAGCCAGCCATTTTAACAGGGTAGTTAAAGACCCGAACGATCTTGTGACCGCACCGAGGGAAACCACGCGAGGTTTCATCATCCAGGCAACCGAGAAGATGACGAGAGCGGGACTGGTCGTAAAAGAAGCGCTTGAGATCGAGCGAAAGCTGAACCGCGCTGCTACCGCCGAGGAAATACTTAGAGACCCGTCGCTTACCAGTGTCGTGCTCTCATGCGCCGGCCTCTCGACAAAGGCTCAAGGACATCTAAACAAACGTCAGTTGAAAGATATCGCACGCGCCGCAATTGACGAAATCGCTTCTACAAAAGGAGAACTGGGACGGCAAATCTTGTTCCGATTTCTTCTCACCGCAGGCGACTCGCTTGGTGGTGCGATGCGTAATTGGACTGGTTCTTCAGCGCAAGCACAAGTAACGCAACTCCTCAAGGATCGATTGACGAAAGCCGGCGTGCGCCCCGTCGTGGAGTCCAGCGACACTGGAAAGACCCAGTCGATTCAATGGGAGAAACGTCTGATTGCATTCGACAGAACGCCGAAGTTCATCGGAAAGAACATCGATGTAATACTCCTTATGAGTCAGTCAGACGAAACCCCGACAAAGATCCTAGTGAATACCGCCGCCAACTTCCTGGCCATTGGCGAGATCAAAGGAGGTATTGATCCTGCCGGAGCGGACGAGCATTGGAAGACCGCTAGCAAAGCGCTACAACGAGTACGAGAGGCCTTTGCTGGGAAGACGTGCCCCAAGTTGTTCTTCGCAGGGGTCGCTATCGAAATCGCGATGGCTAAAGAGATCTTCGAGGAAGTCAAGAACGGAACGCTCGATTTCGCGGCGAACTTAACTTCGGAGAAGCAGGCTTCAGCTCTGGCAGACTGGTTGATTTCTTTGTAG
- a CDS encoding succinate dehydrogenase/fumarate reductase iron-sulfur subunit: protein MNLTLKVWRQKNAQHKGRLVTYTATDIHEHMSFLEMLDVVNEDLIKKGDDPIHFDHDCREGICGACSLVIDGVPHGKEHATTTCQLHMRHFKDGDTIYIEPFRARAFPVIKDLVVDRTAFDRIMAAGGFISINAGGAPDGNAIPIPKPDADKAMDAAACIGCGACVAACKNASAMLFVAAKVSQFAYLPQGRVEREKRVRAMVAQTDIEGFGGCTNQYECEAVCPKEISVSMIAKMNREFFRAATTTK, encoded by the coding sequence ATGAACCTCACACTCAAAGTCTGGCGTCAGAAAAACGCCCAGCACAAAGGGCGGCTAGTGACATATACGGCGACTGATATCCACGAGCATATGTCATTTCTCGAGATGCTCGATGTCGTTAACGAAGACCTGATCAAGAAGGGTGATGACCCGATCCACTTCGACCATGACTGCCGCGAGGGTATCTGCGGCGCCTGCTCTCTTGTTATCGACGGGGTTCCTCACGGAAAAGAACACGCCACCACCACCTGTCAGCTCCACATGCGGCATTTCAAAGACGGCGACACGATTTATATTGAGCCGTTCCGCGCGAGGGCGTTCCCCGTTATCAAGGACCTGGTGGTAGATCGCACGGCGTTCGACCGGATCATGGCAGCGGGCGGGTTTATTTCGATCAACGCCGGCGGCGCACCCGACGGCAACGCCATTCCCATCCCGAAACCGGACGCCGACAAGGCGATGGACGCGGCGGCATGTATTGGCTGCGGCGCCTGTGTGGCGGCCTGCAAGAATGCCTCAGCGATGCTGTTCGTGGCGGCGAAAGTGTCGCAGTTTGCGTATTTGCCCCAGGGCCGTGTGGAGCGCGAGAAGCGGGTGCGGGCGATGGTCGCGCAGACGGATATCGAGGGCTTCGGCGGCTGCACCAATCAGTATGAGTGCGAGGCGGTCTGCCCGAAAGAAATCAGCGTTTCGATGATCGCCAAAATGAACCGCGAGTTCTTCCGGGCGGCCACGACGACGAAGTAG